From the Glandiceps talaboti chromosome 10, keGlaTala1.1, whole genome shotgun sequence genome, one window contains:
- the LOC144441414 gene encoding myogenesis-regulating glycosidase-like: MSATKGSSLGNLSKVILAIIVIFTLSLITWYQIPCSSGKIAQRGQISNINSEDGGIQTLIVGNLILDATTGQFVIKNRSHSERLRVTYGLGIDFTQGFTECEMKGSNLDDIVDNACMEVENKMKFVVTHTSFESMDCYDIKWISLSCDVIPMDCLHMANAHWFGGAETLYQYWPIESSHLAMKPYVTTRHGSVLERYWVNCRGVGIKMDDFVPLHVSVNNDDAMLCFKSSYDSKVYSNLDGEHLQLKYQVCLGNNVKMTHQFMSQRHFDRPSAVPAEEMFRKPIWSTWVRHGKHVDQGKVMQFADEINSHWFPNGQLEIDDNWSTVYGDFEFNHAKFPNPRDMVDRLHGMGFTVSVWVTPFANLDSKAFTEGLNNGYWVEDGKGQTPAVVKWFSPNIGTILDVTNPEAVEWFLSRLERLRHDVGIDAFKCDAGEVYYLPQSYITQHPLRSPNEYSTKYVEMVSRLGDKTEVRTAHRTQVFPVFVRIFDRFTRWGYDNGLKSIIPTMFVFGLHGYPFILPDMIAGNDMARQIDTDPELPDRELYIRWVQLNAYLPVMQFSVVPWEYNSEVLEITRKMVDIHEQIVVPIVLKAALEAVQTGAPIIRPLWWISPDESSALQCDDEFLVGDQLLVAPILDKGARERDIYLPAGEWTDNLHGGYLEGSQWIKGYHVELQEIATFTSKVK, translated from the exons ATGTCGGCGACCAAGGGTTCGTCCTTGGGGAACCTGTCAAAGGTTATATTGgctattattgttatttttacgTTATCCTTGATTACCTGGTATCAAATACCGTGCTCCTCTGGAAAAATCGCTCAGCGCGGACAAATCTCGAACATCAACTCCGAAGACGGTGGAATCCAAACACTGATAGTTGGAAATCTCATTCTCGACGCAACAACGGGTCAGTTCGTCATTAAGAACAGGTCGCATAGTGAAAGGTTACGAGTAACCTATGGCCTTGGTATCGACTTTACACAAGGTTTCACAGAATGTGAAATGAAGGGAAGTAATTTGGACGATATAGTCGACAATGCATGCATGGAAGTCGAAAATAAGATGAAATTTGTTGTTACACATACCTCATTTGAGTCCATGGATTGCTACGACATCAAATGGATTTCATTGTCTTGCGATGTTATACCAATGGATTGTTTACATATGGCAAATGCACATTGGTTTGGTGGTGCGGAAACTCTGTACCAGTACTGGCCCATTGAAAGCAGCCATTTAGCTATGAAACCCTACGTGACAACACGCCATGGATCGGTCCTTGAGAGGTACTGGGTGAATTGTCGTGGGGTCGGAATAAAGATGGATGACTTTGTACCCCTTCATGTCAGTGTGAACAACGATGATGCAATGCTGTGTTTTAAATCTTCGTATGATTCAAAAGTATACTCAAATCTCGATGGAGAGCACTTACAATTGAAATACCAGGTGTGTTTGGGTAATAATGTGAAAATGACCCATCAGTTCATGTCTCAAAGACACTTCGACAGACCATCAGCAGTTCCAGCAGAAGAAATGTTTCGAAAGCCTATTTGGTCAACTTGGGTACGGCATGGAAAGCATGTTGATCAAGGCAAAGTGATGCAATTTGCTGATGAAATCAATAGTCATTGGTTTCCAAATGGCCAACTGGAGATCGATGATAACTGGTCTACAGTGTACGGAGATTTTGAATTTAACCATGCGAAATTTCCAAATCCTCGAGATATGGTGGATCGGCTTCACGGCATGGGATTCACCGTCAGTGTTTGGGTTACTCCATTCGCGAATCTTGATTCAAAGGCTTTCACAGAGGGACTAAACAACGGCTACTGGGTCGAAGACGGGAAAGGACAGACACCTGCTGTGGTGAAATGGTTTTCTCCCAACATCGGTACGATCTTGGATGTAACAAACCCAGAAGCCGTGGAGTGGTTTTTATCTCGTTTAGAAAGATTACGTCATGATGTAGGCATTGATGCATTTAAATGTGATGCGGGAGAGGTGTATTACCTGCCGCAGAGTTATATCACACAGCATCCCTTGCGATCGCCAAATGAATACAGTACTAAGTATGTCGAGATGGTATCTCGGCTTGGCGACAAAACTGAAGTGAGAACCGCACATAGGACTCAAGTTTTCCCTGTCTTTGTCCGGATCTTTGACAGATTTACTCGATGGGGCTACGACAACGGACTAAAGTCGATTATCCCCACCATGTTTGTTTTTGGACTTCATGGCTATCCCTTCATTCTTCCCGACATGATTGCTGGGAACGACATGGCCCGACAAATCGATACAGATCCGGAGTTACCCGACCGGGAACTGTACATACGTTGGGTTCAGCTGAATGCCTACTTACCTGTTATGCAGTTCTCCGTTGTACCATGGGAGTATAACTCTGAAGTGCTGGAAATCACAAGAAAGATGGTGGATATTCATGAACAGATCGTTGTACCAATTGTTTTGAAGGCTGCACTGGAAGCTGTGCAAACAG GTGCACCTATAATCCGACCATTGTGGTGGATCTCCCCGGACGAATCGTCAGCGTTACAATGCGATGACGAATTCCTTGTCGGTGATCAGTTACTTGTTGCCCCGATACTGGACAAGGGGGCTCGTGAACGGGACATATATCTACCAGCTGGCGAATGGACTGACAATTTACACGGGGGATATTTGGAAGGGTCGCAATGGATCAAAGGATATCACGTGGAACTTCAAGAAATCGCCACATTTACATCCAAGGTGAAGTGA
- the LOC144440673 gene encoding myogenesis-regulating glycosidase-like, with translation MGKSWVVVVLVAIAAWYSWPLLKQYITEEEGRTTSGSPTFDNFMFDQTTQTFRFTKAGGEVLRGKVGQRSELGQGSDPCMLQSDESGVCVEFKTGLKLEVREKKFNEAVCYDVNWQATRQDVIPTDCYDLADAHWYGGSEMYHQRWPIEKLDVAMQPYLSSDILLDIQGKFRETYGSVIERFWVNSRGVGIVVPYTVPLHVSVNHGNDGQLCFKADYNTPKYKIDENALAFLKYRICVGENVKAIHRFLSNLYFDKPNGIPDKRMFRSPVWSTWARYKMAVNQSIVVNFAREIKKFGFSNSQIEIDDIWSPTYGDIVFDKKKFPHPGLMVATLQKLGYRVTAWVTPFANPDSEAFAEGKRKGYWVKNETGGAPAMVKWWQGTGALIDVTNPEAVDWYVSRLNNLRREVKLDSYKFDAGEIVYFPSSHKTHTPLEHPGQYTEYYVKTVSRLGDLIEVRVGHQTQREGIFVRMFDKDSKWGYDNGLKTMIPTALLMGILGYPFILPDMIGGNAYGETSFHVVDMPERELFIRWMQLSAYMPSMQFSISPWQYDKEVALMGLQMVKVHQEIVTPLILKLAEESVKSGAPILRPLWWVAPNDEAALTIDSEFLIGDDFLVAPILDKGARKRDIYLPRGQWKDELGNLGNVNGGQWLYDYKIDLDQIATFTRISQR, from the exons ATGGGCAAGTCGTGGGTCGTTGTGGTATTGGTCGCCATAGCAGCATGGTACTCTTGGCCGCTCTTGAAACAGTATATCACAGAAGAGGAGGGTCGCACAACATCAGGTAGTCCTACTTTTGACAATTTCATGTTCGACCAAACAACCCAGACATTTCGCTTCACGAAGGCAGGAGGTGAGGTGCTGCGTGGAAAGGTTGGTCAAAGGTCAGAGCTCGGCCAAGGGTCAGATCCATGCATGCTACAATCAGATGAGTCTGGTGTATGTGTTGAATTCAAAACTGGTCTAAAGTTAGAAGTTCGTGAAAAGAAATTCAATGAAGCAGTCTGCTACGACGTAAACTGGCAAGCTACCCGACAAGATGTAATTCCAACAGACTGCTACGATTTGGCCGACGCACACTGGTACGGGGGCAGTGAAATGTACCACCAACGATGGCCGATTGAGAAACTAGATGTTGCTATGCAACCGTACTTGTCATCTGACATCCTGCTGGATATCCAGGGTAAATTCAGAGAAACATACGGGTCTGTAATCGAACGATTCTGGGTGAACAGTCGCGGTGTAGGCATCGTTGTTCCGTACACCGTACCTTTGCACGTAAGCGTTAACCACGGTAACGATGGCCAGTTGTGTTTCAAGGCGGACTACAATACTCCAAAATACAAGATTGATGAAAACGCTCTCGCTTTTCTCAAATACAGAATCTGCGTTGGTGAAAACGTTAAAGCAATCCATCGTTTTCTCTCCAACCTCTACTTTGATAAACCGAACGGCATACCTGACAAAAGGATGTTTCGATCCCCAGTATGGTCCACTTGGGCAAGGTACAAAATGGCTGTCAATCAATCGATCGTCGTCAACTTTGCACGAGAAATTAAAAAGTTCGGTTTCTCAAACAGTCAGATCGAAATTGATGACATTTGGTCTCCCACGTATGGTGACATTGTGTTCGACAAAAAGAAGTTTCCCCATCCTGGTTTGATGGTTGCTACGCTACAGAAACTCGGTTACCGGGTAACGGCATGGGTAACGCCCTTCGCTAATCCAGATTCAGAAGCTTTTGCGGAGGGCAAGAGGAAGGGTTATTGGGTGAAGAATGAAACTGGTGGAGCGCCCGCAATGGTTAAATGGTGGCAAGGGACCGGTGCATTGATCGATGTCACAAATCCTGAGGCTGTTGACTGGTATGTTAGTAGACTGAATAACTTACGAAGAGAGGTAAAATTGGACTCATACAAATTTGATGCGGGGGAGATCGTCTACTTTCCATCatcacacaaaacacacacaccgCTAGAACATCCGGGTCAGTATACCGAATACTATGTGAAGACGGTGTCTCGTCTAGGCGATCTAATCGAGGTCCGTGTGGGCCACCAAACACAACGTGAAGGGATTTTTGTTCGCATGTTTGACAAGGATTCAAAGTGGGGTTACGACAACGGGTTGAAAACTATGATCCCAACAGCGTTATTGATGGGCATCTTAGGGTATCCCTTCATACTTCCAGACATGATTGGCGGTAATGCGTACGGTGAAACCAGCTTTCACGTTGTTGACATGCCGGAGAGAGAACTCTTCATCCGCTGGATGCAGTTGTCCGCTTACATGCCTTCGATGCAGTTTTctatatcaccatggcaatATGACAAAGAAGTTGCGTTGATGGGGTTACAGATGGTTAAAGTTCACCAGGAAATCGTAACCCCTCTAATTCTGAAATTGGCTGAAGAATCAGTTAAGTCAG GTGCACCTATCTTACGACCACTTTGGTGGGTCGCCCCCAACGACGAAGCTGCACTAACTATCGATTCAGAATTTCTGATTGGTGATGACTTTTTGGTGGCGCCCATCCTCGACAAGGGAGCTCGAAAACGAGATATCTACCTTCCACGAGGTCAATGGAAGGATGAATTGGGTAACCTTGGTAACGTTAATGGTGGACAGTGGTTATATGATTATAAAATAGACCTTGATCAAATTGCTACTTTTACTAGAATATCACAAAgataa